A genome region from Spirochaetota bacterium includes the following:
- the fliG gene encoding flagellar motor switch protein FliG, whose protein sequence is MAKGKDTKTKEKISGKRKAAIFLVTVGSDIAAQIFKYLKEDEVEQLTFEIARIEKVDAEERDKVLVEFQELMMAQDFIQTGGIDYAKELLEKALGSQKAIDIITRLTTTIQVRPFDFIKRTDPSHLINFIQNEHPQTIALILSYLEPKKASNIIAALNPDLQADVAKRIATMDRTNPEVVREVERILERQISAIATEEFASVGGIPTVVEILNSADSTTMKNILEKLEEEDPDLAEEIKKNMFVFEDIVQLDDKSVQRLLREVDMADVAKALKNVDTEVQDKIFRNLSKRSQTLLKEDMEFMGPIRLKDVEEAQSKIVAVIRRLEEQGEIQIARGGEDEIIY, encoded by the coding sequence ATGGCTAAAGGGAAAGATACTAAGACAAAAGAAAAGATCTCTGGTAAAAGAAAAGCTGCCATATTCCTTGTAACAGTAGGTTCAGATATAGCTGCACAAATTTTTAAATACCTAAAAGAAGATGAAGTTGAGCAACTTACATTTGAAATAGCAAGAATTGAAAAGGTTGATGCAGAAGAAAGAGATAAAGTACTTGTAGAGTTTCAAGAACTTATGATGGCACAAGATTTCATTCAAACTGGTGGTATAGATTATGCTAAAGAATTACTTGAAAAAGCTTTAGGTTCTCAAAAAGCAATAGATATAATTACTAGACTTACAACAACAATTCAAGTTAGACCTTTTGATTTTATAAAAAGAACGGATCCTTCACATTTAATCAACTTTATTCAAAACGAACATCCACAAACTATTGCATTAATTCTATCATATCTTGAGCCTAAAAAAGCATCAAACATTATTGCTGCATTAAACCCGGATTTACAAGCAGATGTAGCAAAAAGAATTGCAACTATGGATAGAACAAATCCAGAGGTAGTAAGAGAAGTTGAGAGAATACTTGAAAGACAAATATCTGCAATAGCAACAGAAGAATTTGCATCAGTTGGTGGAATTCCTACAGTTGTTGAAATATTAAACTCAGCAGACTCTACAACAATGAAAAATATTCTTGAAAAACTTGAAGAAGAAGATCCTGATTTAGCTGAAGAGATAAAGAAAAACATGTTTGTATTCGAAGATATTGTTCAACTTGATGATAAGTCTGTTCAAAGATTGTTAAGAGAAGTTGATATGGCTGATGTTGCAAAAGCTCTAAAGAATGTTGATACAGAAGTTCAGGATAAAATTTTTAGAAACCTCTCAAAAAGAAGTCAAACATTGCTTAAAGAAGATATGGAATTTATGGGGCCTATTAGATTAAAGGATGTTGAAGAAGCTCAAAGTAAAATTGTTGCTGTTATCAGAAGACTTGAAGAACAAGGAGAGATCCAAATTGCAAGAGGAGGAGAAGACGAAATTATCTATTAA
- the fliH gene encoding flagellar assembly protein FliH, with the protein MPRNVIKNFQLKDLGKKYIIPPPKIEVKEPIKEEKGEEEVLLTLKEQVRKEQLEIDRLRKEWEEERHRIEKELNEKKEKILKEADDLAFSKIKSAQAQSNLIIEEAKKQAEKIIQDARFEANNIINDAKENSEKIVEENRKKGYDEGFEKGFNEGFEETKRLTEMLHKIISEIMNKRIEIIEGTEYQIISIVMLIVKKVIKVISEHQKTVIINNIIEALKKVKNTRKIIIRVNVDDLQVCNENMEKFINLVEGLKEIQFVEDSTVDKGGCIIETDFGEIDARISLQLKEIEDKILELVPVKRKLMGEGKE; encoded by the coding sequence ATGCCTAGAAATGTTATTAAAAATTTTCAATTAAAAGATCTTGGGAAAAAGTACATAATACCACCTCCTAAAATAGAAGTAAAAGAACCAATAAAAGAAGAAAAAGGTGAAGAAGAAGTACTATTAACATTAAAAGAACAAGTTAGAAAAGAACAACTTGAAATTGATAGATTAAGAAAAGAATGGGAAGAAGAAAGACATAGAATTGAAAAAGAATTAAATGAAAAGAAAGAAAAAATATTAAAAGAAGCAGATGATCTTGCTTTCTCTAAAATAAAATCAGCGCAAGCACAAAGCAATTTAATTATAGAAGAAGCAAAAAAACAAGCAGAGAAGATAATTCAAGATGCAAGGTTTGAGGCAAACAATATTATTAACGATGCTAAAGAAAACTCAGAAAAAATAGTTGAAGAAAATAGAAAAAAAGGCTATGATGAAGGTTTTGAGAAAGGTTTCAATGAAGGATTTGAAGAAACTAAAAGATTAACTGAAATGTTACATAAAATAATCTCAGAAATAATGAATAAAAGGATAGAAATAATAGAAGGTACTGAATATCAAATTATAAGCATAGTTATGCTTATTGTCAAAAAAGTAATAAAAGTTATTTCAGAGCATCAAAAAACTGTTATTATTAATAATATTATTGAAGCTCTTAAAAAAGTTAAAAATACAAGAAAAATAATAATAAGAGTTAATGTTGATGACCTCCAAGTATGCAATGAAAATATGGAAAAATTTATAAACCTTGTTGAAGGGTTAAAAGAGATTCAATTTGTTGAAGACTCAACTGTAGATAAAGGTGGATGCATTATTGAAACTGATTTTGGTGAAATAGATGCAAGAATTTCTTTACAATTAAAAGAAATAGAAGATAAAATTCTTGAATTGGTTCCAGTAAAAAGAAAATTAATGGGTGAGGGAAAAGAATAA
- a CDS encoding FliI/YscN family ATPase — MSVYDKYEQAIMEIDPIKYKGTIKEVIGFLIKSVGPYSKVGELCKILIDNSLDNFIKAEVVGFKENEVLLMPLSEMVGIEPGMKILATGNPLSIPVSEKLLGRILNGLGEPIDNKGEIYSPIKYPIFNPAPSSLIRKRIDTPLYTGVKAIDVPLTIGKGQRIGIFAGSGVGKSTLLGMIAHYTEADVNVIALIGERGREVKEFLEDILKEDGLKRSVVVVATSDASPLERVRAIFTAQTIAEFFRDQGKDVLLMADSITRFAWAQREIGLSIGEPPSTRGYPTSVFTLLPKIFERAGNSDRGSITGIYTILVEGDDFNEPISDTVRGILDGHIVLSRNLAERNQFPSIDVLKSISRLFPKLANQEQKEIVAKLRKILSVYYDKEDLITIGAYVKGSNPEIDFAIENIDKINSFLSQGVEQGFAFEESFQILKNILS; from the coding sequence ATGTCAGTTTATGATAAATATGAACAGGCAATAATGGAAATAGATCCTATAAAATATAAAGGTACTATAAAAGAAGTTATAGGGTTTTTAATAAAAAGTGTTGGACCATATTCAAAAGTTGGAGAACTTTGCAAAATACTAATTGACAATTCCCTTGATAACTTTATAAAAGCTGAAGTGGTTGGTTTTAAAGAAAATGAAGTTTTGCTTATGCCTCTTTCTGAAATGGTTGGTATAGAACCGGGCATGAAAATTCTTGCTACAGGTAACCCTCTCTCCATTCCAGTTTCAGAAAAATTACTTGGAAGAATACTCAATGGCTTAGGTGAACCAATTGATAATAAGGGAGAAATTTATTCCCCAATAAAATATCCTATTTTTAATCCTGCACCATCATCTCTTATAAGAAAAAGAATAGATACACCTCTTTATACAGGAGTTAAAGCAATAGATGTTCCTTTAACAATTGGTAAAGGACAAAGAATAGGTATTTTTGCTGGTTCAGGTGTTGGTAAATCTACTTTACTTGGAATGATAGCACACTATACAGAAGCTGATGTAAATGTTATTGCTCTAATAGGTGAAAGAGGAAGAGAAGTAAAAGAGTTTTTAGAAGATATATTAAAAGAGGATGGGCTGAAAAGATCTGTAGTTGTTGTTGCTACTTCAGATGCCTCTCCACTTGAAAGAGTTAGAGCTATTTTTACAGCACAAACAATTGCAGAATTTTTTAGAGATCAAGGAAAAGATGTACTTCTTATGGCTGATTCCATAACTAGATTTGCATGGGCTCAAAGAGAAATTGGTCTTTCTATTGGAGAACCTCCATCTACAAGAGGATATCCCACATCTGTTTTTACCTTATTACCCAAAATTTTTGAAAGAGCTGGAAATTCTGATAGAGGTAGTATTACAGGAATATATACTATACTTGTTGAAGGTGATGATTTTAATGAACCAATTTCAGATACAGTTAGAGGTATACTTGATGGACATATTGTGCTTTCAAGAAATCTTGCAGAAAGAAATCAATTCCCATCTATAGATGTATTAAAGTCAATTTCAAGGCTCTTTCCTAAACTTGCAAATCAAGAACAAAAGGAAATTGTAGCTAAGTTGAGAAAAATTTTATCTGTATATTATGATAAAGAAGATTTAATTACAATAGGAGCTTATGTCAAAGGATCAAATCCAGAAATAGATTTTGCAATTGAAAATATTGATAAAATTAATTCATTTTTATCACAGGGAGTTGAGCAAGGTTTTGCTTTTGAAGAAAGTTTCCAAATATTAAAAAATATCTTATCGTAA
- the fliJ gene encoding flagellar export protein FliJ translates to MKKFHYNFEKILKLKEFIKKEKEEEFVKISSKIDSLKVKIAQNNFIMMNTKRDSSNPIISLFTTKYFDRLAKENELYEEEIESLMDEFNKKKEEYVQAKIEEEKFKKLKEKKFAIFKNEFFKEEQKFLDEISTQNFINNKKN, encoded by the coding sequence ATGAAAAAATTTCATTATAATTTTGAAAAAATTCTTAAATTAAAAGAATTTATAAAAAAGGAAAAAGAAGAAGAATTTGTTAAAATTTCATCTAAAATAGATTCACTTAAAGTTAAGATAGCACAAAACAATTTTATTATGATGAATACTAAAAGAGATTCTTCTAATCCTATTATATCTTTATTTACAACAAAATATTTCGATAGACTTGCAAAAGAAAATGAACTATATGAAGAAGAAATTGAATCTTTAATGGATGAATTTAATAAAAAAAAAGAGGAATATGTACAAGCTAAAATTGAAGAAGAAAAATTTAAAAAATTAAAAGAAAAAAAGTTTGCAATTTTTAAAAACGAATTTTTTAAAGAAGAACAAAAATTTTTAGATGAAATATCAACCCAAAATTTTATAAATAATAAAAAAAATTGA
- a CDS encoding flagellar hook-length control protein FliK, which translates to MINQLSITANLIKSYREEEEKKRNDLRGIDFSHFFLSALKNNSENLYNNQIETKNINISDQLINLNNFNNSSEPSNKNNSEIGTSYLNKENKNYFFENESKIITSNENEINKSIDSQNIKNLESIKKNLTEDKKEDSIYLKDNLLSHINNENNTFKKINNNGEQNFAFSKKNTYIDNETKTFDKKGKIIFNRENYYTLDKNNSETFVKNRDYVKEKINNFFDNKNNLKNPNNQNNTKNSDGTNNKEYINFPKNINIESILENKEKNKKYTNKKDKLSQDLNINNRQKNKDEFLNIEKLNNKEKAYLEKDLDNIDIFQKNQLKLDKNKINKSDNNNSLRIEKNEPNKQKAEKVDNISNKVDINKPFEFNKDDFSKIFIKELKTNIPLSSKNYIETLNSIKWDINGNSYILKIDLYPEELGKVEVILRKNNDIITGKIITESNLVSEKIKENLESLIINLYEKGINISSFNIASSTYNENKNSDSFDKIFNLESNSKILEKNKNINFENNNLNKDSTNLYYTDLYIGRKINIKI; encoded by the coding sequence GTGATTAATCAACTCTCTATAACTGCTAATTTAATTAAAAGTTATAGGGAGGAGGAAGAAAAAAAAAGAAATGACTTAAGGGGAATAGATTTTAGTCATTTCTTTTTGTCCGCATTAAAAAACAATTCTGAAAATTTATATAACAATCAAATTGAAACAAAAAATATTAATATTTCAGATCAATTAATCAATTTAAACAATTTTAATAATAGTAGCGAACCATCAAATAAAAATAATAGTGAAATAGGAACAAGTTACCTTAACAAAGAAAACAAAAACTATTTTTTTGAAAATGAATCCAAAATCATTACCTCCAATGAAAATGAGATAAACAAATCCATAGATAGCCAAAATATTAAAAATCTAGAAAGTATAAAAAAAAATCTGACTGAAGATAAAAAAGAAGATTCTATTTATCTTAAAGATAATTTATTAAGTCACATTAATAATGAAAATAATACTTTTAAAAAAATAAATAATAATGGTGAACAAAATTTTGCTTTTTCTAAAAAAAATACATATATTGATAATGAAACTAAAACTTTTGATAAAAAAGGTAAAATTATATTTAATAGAGAAAATTATTATACTTTAGATAAAAATAATTCAGAAACTTTTGTTAAAAATAGGGACTATGTAAAAGAAAAAATTAATAATTTTTTTGACAATAAAAATAATTTAAAAAACCCAAACAACCAAAACAATACTAAAAATTCAGATGGTACAAATAATAAAGAATATATAAATTTTCCAAAAAATATAAATATAGAATCAATTTTAGAAAATAAAGAAAAAAATAAAAAGTATACAAATAAAAAAGATAAATTATCTCAAGATTTAAATATAAATAATAGACAAAAAAATAAAGATGAATTTTTAAATATTGAAAAGTTAAATAATAAAGAAAAAGCTTATTTAGAAAAAGATCTTGATAATATAGATATTTTTCAAAAAAATCAACTAAAATTAGATAAAAATAAAATTAATAAGTCAGATAATAATAACTCCTTAAGAATAGAAAAAAATGAGCCAAATAAACAAAAAGCTGAAAAAGTTGATAACATTTCAAATAAAGTCGATATTAATAAACCATTTGAATTTAACAAAGATGACTTTTCAAAAATTTTTATAAAAGAATTAAAAACAAATATTCCTCTTAGCTCAAAAAATTATATAGAAACACTCAATTCTATTAAATGGGATATAAATGGAAATTCATACATCTTAAAAATAGATCTTTATCCAGAAGAGTTAGGAAAAGTTGAAGTAATTTTAAGAAAAAACAATGATATAATAACAGGGAAAATCATAACTGAATCAAATTTAGTAAGTGAAAAAATAAAAGAAAATTTAGAATCTTTAATAATTAATCTATATGAAAAAGGAATAAATATCTCATCATTTAATATAGCATCTTCAACTTATAATGAAAATAAAAATAGCGATTCATTTGATAAAATTTTTAATTTAGAAAGTAATTCCAAAATTTTAGAAAAAAATAAAAATATTAATTTTGAAAATAATAATTTAAATAAAGACTCAACAAATTTATACTATACCGATTTATACATAGGAAGGAAAATAAATATTAAAATATAG
- the flgE gene encoding flagellar hook protein FlgE, producing MLRCLFAGVAGLKNHQVRMDVIGNNISNINTHGFKKNRVTFQDLLYQNLAGAAAPSDEIGGINPQQVGLGMKIASIDTIFTQGALETTGRNLDLAIMGEGFFILKNGDKTLFSRNGAFGIDKNGTLVYPANGFRVQGWSSKFEGGKWFINNSDPIGDIIIPVGSKSPAKATETVWYKSNLNSETPFLPQGREPTPEEIAQAVHKTTIDIYDSKGNVHQLQLSFERVQGTENQWRVTATLLDQPDVVVNLDVPGNNRNNSNSIIIQFNNEGAIVSASDLPSVAGAPFDIITNGILNANVSFTLPDGQNQTINLNLGTAGKYDGITQFASPTSTKAVDQDGYPMGYLETFIIDNKGVITGIYSNGEKIPLGQVALATFTNPEGLEKAGDNMFVQTNNSGIALVGAANTAGKGSLQAGTLEMSNVDLSEEFTSMIITQRGFEANSRTIVTGDQMIQTILGLKR from the coding sequence ATGTTAAGATGTTTATTTGCAGGTGTTGCAGGACTTAAAAACCACCAGGTAAGAATGGATGTTATTGGTAACAATATTTCCAACATCAATACTCATGGATTTAAAAAGAACAGAGTTACTTTTCAGGATCTTTTATATCAAAATTTGGCTGGTGCTGCTGCTCCTTCTGATGAAATTGGTGGTATCAACCCACAACAGGTAGGTCTTGGAATGAAAATTGCTTCAATCGATACTATATTTACTCAAGGAGCTTTAGAAACTACTGGTAGAAATCTTGATCTTGCAATTATGGGTGAAGGATTTTTTATACTTAAAAATGGTGACAAAACTCTATTTTCAAGAAATGGTGCATTTGGAATAGATAAAAATGGAACACTAGTTTATCCTGCAAATGGTTTTAGAGTTCAAGGATGGAGTTCTAAATTTGAAGGTGGTAAATGGTTCATAAATAATTCAGATCCTATTGGAGATATTATAATTCCTGTTGGTAGCAAATCCCCTGCCAAAGCAACAGAGACAGTTTGGTATAAATCAAACTTAAATTCAGAAACTCCATTTTTACCCCAGGGAAGAGAACCTACACCTGAAGAAATAGCTCAAGCTGTTCATAAAACAACTATTGATATATATGATTCTAAAGGTAATGTTCATCAATTACAACTTTCTTTTGAAAGAGTACAAGGAACAGAAAACCAATGGAGAGTTACTGCTACTTTACTTGATCAACCTGATGTAGTCGTAAATCTTGATGTTCCTGGAAACAATAGAAACAATTCAAATTCAATTATAATTCAATTCAATAATGAAGGTGCAATTGTTTCAGCTTCTGATTTACCCTCAGTTGCTGGAGCTCCCTTTGATATCATAACAAATGGCATATTAAATGCAAATGTATCATTTACTTTACCTGATGGTCAAAACCAGACTATAAATTTAAATCTAGGTACAGCTGGAAAATATGATGGAATTACTCAATTTGCTTCTCCTACTTCAACAAAAGCAGTTGATCAAGATGGTTATCCAATGGGATATCTTGAAACATTTATAATAGATAATAAAGGTGTAATAACAGGAATATATTCAAATGGAGAGAAGATTCCTTTAGGGCAGGTTGCTTTAGCTACCTTTACAAACCCTGAAGGTCTTGAAAAAGCTGGAGATAATATGTTTGTTCAAACTAATAACTCAGGTATTGCTTTAGTAGGTGCTGCAAATACTGCTGGTAAAGGTTCTTTACAAGCAGGTACTCTTGAAATGAGTAATGTTGATTTGTCAGAAGAATTTACTTCTATGATAATAACACAAAGGGGTTTTGAAGCAAATTCAAGAACTATAGTTACTGGTGATCAGATGATACAAACTATACTTGGATTGAAAAGATAA
- a CDS encoding flagellar FlbD family protein: protein MIKLTKLNGEDFYVNPHQIEFIEKVPETILRMLSGKTIYVRESVEEVIEKIIDYRKKITYFKDVL from the coding sequence ATGATCAAATTAACAAAATTAAATGGTGAGGATTTTTATGTAAATCCTCACCAAATAGAATTTATAGAAAAAGTACCAGAAACTATTTTAAGAATGCTTTCAGGTAAAACTATATATGTTAGAGAATCAGTAGAAGAAGTTATCGAAAAAATAATAGATTATAGGAAAAAGATAACCTATTTTAAAGATGTTCTTTAA
- a CDS encoding motility protein A, which translates to MDLATIIGVAGGFAMVLFGIISARGDIRLFIDVPSIFITFGGGLLACLVGTPLKDFINIVKLVKLVAFVQPFDPASTIRMLITFSEKARREGVLALEDDIQELDDQFLKKAIQLVVDGTEPEKIKNILYTEMEYINQRHQVGINIFSELDSLFPAFGMIGTLIGLIIMLANMNNKAALTQGLATALITTLYGSILANIIAHPFSTKLKERNDKEMLIKEIMIEGTLSIQSGENPRLLKDKLISFLPNELREQLQKELGD; encoded by the coding sequence ATGGATCTTGCAACAATAATTGGTGTAGCTGGTGGATTTGCAATGGTTTTATTTGGTATTATATCTGCAAGAGGCGATATAAGATTATTTATAGATGTACCATCAATTTTTATTACTTTTGGAGGAGGATTACTTGCCTGTTTAGTTGGAACTCCACTAAAAGATTTTATTAATATAGTAAAACTAGTAAAACTTGTTGCTTTCGTACAACCTTTTGATCCTGCATCCACTATAAGAATGTTAATTACATTTTCAGAAAAAGCTAGAAGAGAAGGAGTTCTTGCACTTGAAGATGATATTCAAGAACTTGATGATCAATTTTTGAAAAAAGCTATTCAACTTGTTGTTGATGGTACAGAACCAGAAAAAATAAAAAATATTCTTTACACAGAAATGGAATACATAAATCAAAGACATCAAGTTGGAATTAATATTTTTTCAGAATTAGATTCTCTTTTCCCAGCTTTTGGAATGATTGGAACATTAATCGGACTAATAATAATGCTTGCAAACATGAATAATAAAGCTGCTTTAACCCAAGGTCTAGCAACTGCATTAATAACAACTTTGTATGGTTCAATCCTTGCAAACATTATAGCTCATCCATTTTCTACAAAATTAAAAGAGAGAAATGATAAAGAGATGCTTATAAAAGAAATCATGATAGAAGGAACTCTTTCTATTCAATCAGGAGAAAATCCAAGACTATTAAAGGATAAATTAATCTCTTTTCTTCCTAATGAATTAAGAGAACAATTGCAGAAAGAACTCGGAGACTAA
- a CDS encoding OmpA family protein: MPRERKKPEEKGKAPSWLTTFGDMNNLLLTFFVLMFTTAEIEGEKMRLILSPFTGGLGPLKGGMTLEAGQFAEMGNSIEALPAQEKGQKLSTAIDKAISYLSPEIIAKRVQVRLDERGVVITLGSDFYFKPGSAELNDDAKEVLQTIYKVLLMIPNLIKVEGHTDNTPIPFGSNLFQQFKDNWELSGARALAVLRYLTDLGFDPERISYAAYGDTRPIESNDTPEGRAYNRRVEIIILRESK; encoded by the coding sequence ATGCCAAGAGAAAGGAAAAAACCTGAAGAAAAAGGAAAAGCTCCTTCTTGGTTAACAACCTTTGGTGATATGAATAACCTTCTTTTAACATTTTTTGTACTTATGTTTACTACTGCTGAAATTGAAGGAGAAAAGATGAGATTAATTTTATCTCCTTTTACTGGAGGTCTTGGACCATTAAAAGGAGGTATGACTTTAGAAGCAGGACAATTTGCTGAAATGGGAAATAGTATAGAGGCACTTCCTGCACAAGAAAAAGGACAGAAATTATCAACTGCTATAGATAAAGCTATTTCATATCTCTCCCCAGAAATTATTGCAAAAAGAGTTCAAGTAAGATTAGATGAAAGAGGTGTTGTCATAACACTTGGTTCAGATTTTTATTTTAAACCTGGTTCTGCAGAATTAAATGATGACGCAAAAGAAGTCCTTCAAACTATATATAAAGTTTTACTTATGATTCCAAACTTAATTAAAGTTGAAGGACATACAGACAATACTCCGATTCCATTTGGCTCAAATCTTTTTCAACAATTTAAGGATAATTGGGAACTTTCAGGAGCAAGAGCTTTAGCTGTTTTAAGATATTTAACTGATTTAGGATTTGATCCTGAAAGAATATCCTATGCTGCTTATGGAGATACAAGGCCTATAGAAAGCAATGATACACCAGAAGGAAGGGCATACAATAGAAGAGTAGAGATAATAATACTAAGAGAAAGCAAATAA
- a CDS encoding flagellar basal body-associated FliL family protein: MADKLDDLNKGEEVLDEEEQEEGGGEEEKQAKKGVKLVGPGFIKIILIIIGLILLIAISVTVSYFVTKSMVEKPQMEATYESTTAKLEPYSTWEPGEFSINTADIDEVHFVSVKIALAFDKNNTILASELDSRKAQIRDMINNILSSKFMRELVTIEGKNNLKLEIKNSINNILKNGRISDVYFIDFVVQ; encoded by the coding sequence ATGGCTGACAAATTAGATGATCTCAATAAAGGTGAAGAAGTTTTAGATGAAGAAGAACAAGAAGAAGGTGGTGGAGAAGAAGAGAAACAAGCCAAAAAAGGTGTTAAACTAGTAGGCCCTGGATTTATTAAAATAATACTTATTATTATTGGGCTTATACTCTTAATTGCTATATCTGTAACAGTTTCATATTTTGTTACCAAAAGTATGGTTGAGAAACCACAAATGGAAGCAACTTATGAATCTACTACAGCAAAACTTGAACCTTACAGCACATGGGAACCAGGGGAATTCTCTATAAATACAGCTGATATTGATGAAGTTCATTTTGTTTCTGTTAAAATTGCTTTAGCTTTTGATAAAAATAATACTATTTTAGCTTCAGAGCTTGATAGTAGAAAAGCTCAAATTAGAGATATGATAAACAATATTTTAAGCTCAAAGTTTATGAGAGAACTGGTTACAATTGAAGGAAAAAATAATTTAAAACTTGAAATAAAAAATTCTATTAATAATATTTTAAAAAATGGTAGAATAAGTGATGTTTATTTTATAGACTTTGTTGTTCAATAA
- the fliM gene encoding flagellar motor switch protein FliM, translating into MTEVLSQDEIDQLLNAISTGDTSIETVSKTTVQKKIRIYDFKRPSRFSKEQQRAINMIYDSFSRFCQTTLSALLRTPIHFRVASVDELTYEEFTRSIPNPTTMAILNMDPLKGNAIFEIDPSISFAIIDRIFGGQGKSFENANRELTDIEIAVIESIIVKLLSNLREAWANFVDLRPRLSTIETNPSFATIVPPTDMTILVTLESKIGDVEGMSNFCLPHLTLEPILNKLTPQIWFSSISKTTTAENFTALKSNIENVPVEMSAILGTTRLKIKDVLEFDVNDVILLNKDVKSDIDIYVGDKLKFKGKPGIHQGNLSVQITKVLENKELDEILTEDENG; encoded by the coding sequence ATGACAGAAGTATTATCTCAGGATGAAATAGACCAACTACTGAATGCTATATCAACTGGTGATACTAGTATAGAAACAGTTTCAAAAACTACTGTACAAAAAAAGATAAGAATATACGATTTTAAAAGACCTTCTAGGTTTTCAAAAGAACAACAAAGAGCTATAAATATGATTTATGATTCTTTTTCTAGATTTTGCCAAACTACTTTATCAGCTCTTTTAAGAACACCTATCCATTTTAGAGTTGCTTCTGTAGATGAGTTAACTTATGAAGAATTCACAAGATCAATTCCTAACCCAACCACTATGGCAATTTTAAATATGGACCCATTAAAAGGAAATGCAATTTTTGAAATAGATCCATCAATTTCATTTGCAATTATTGATAGAATATTCGGAGGACAGGGCAAGAGTTTTGAAAATGCAAACAGAGAATTAACAGATATTGAGATTGCTGTTATAGAATCTATTATTGTTAAATTATTATCAAACCTAAGAGAAGCATGGGCAAACTTTGTAGATTTAAGGCCAAGGTTAAGTACTATTGAAACAAACCCATCTTTTGCAACTATTGTTCCCCCTACTGACATGACAATTCTTGTAACTCTAGAATCAAAAATTGGAGATGTTGAAGGAATGAGTAATTTCTGTTTACCACACTTAACACTTGAACCTATTTTAAATAAATTAACACCTCAAATATGGTTCTCTTCAATTTCAAAAACAACAACTGCAGAAAATTTTACAGCATTAAAAAGCAATATAGAAAATGTTCCTGTTGAAATGAGCGCTATACTTGGAACTACCAGACTTAAAATAAAAGATGTATTAGAATTTGATGTAAATGATGTAATATTATTAAATAAAGATGTAAAAAGTGACATAGATATTTATGTTGGAGACAAACTAAAATTTAAAGGAAAGCCTGGTATTCATCAAGGAAACCTTTCAGTTCAAATAACTAAAGTACTTGAAAATAAAGAATTAGATGAAATTTTAACGGAGGATGAAAATGGGTGA